The following DNA comes from Hordeum vulgare subsp. vulgare chromosome 3H, MorexV3_pseudomolecules_assembly, whole genome shotgun sequence.
GATGATATAGTTCCAAGACAACTTACGAAGATTCAGCCTGCTCCCAAGGCTGATGCTGAGAAGAAACCAGAGAAGAAAGCTGTTAAGTATGTTCTCTGCATGTTGGAACCAATTGTCCTTGCAAAGATAAGGTAGTGGTATTGGATTTCATTTGACTTGTCCATTCATCCTATAGGCAACTTAATGTGCTCTCGTTTGGAGATGaagtagaagaggaggagaatgaggcagCTTCTTTTGTGAAGGACAAAATAAAGAGTATCCACGATGTGCTGGATGACCCCCGTTTTCTTAAAGTGGAACCACAGGCTGAACAACTGGTCAGTATTATCAAttgtgtcacttgtgcttggggaAATCTGTAGGATGTTAACCAATCCTTTGCTAGCAAACATATTGGACTAGAAATACCTAGAGACCTTGTCCAACTGGCAGACATGGCATTTTATACTGCGCATCACACTTCTGCTGTGTTAGTGTGCATACCAAACCAGAAATAGGTGTTGCTAGCTTTCCTACTTCGTCAACTAAATGggacctttttcttatttttttctagcaTCCTCTATTTAAAAGCACTAATTACCTAAAGAGCACTTTTGTACAGAGTGCTTTGTTGGACTAATTTCCTGTATTTCGTCTTCTATTGATTATTCATGTAATTAAATATATATTCCCTTTATACACTGTCAATAACTCAAATACATTTTTCGTGTTGAATTGGTTTAAGACATGAGTTGTATCCTGGGCTCTGGTCAGGTTTTGCTTAATAAGATCTACTCGCTTACTATTGAATATTTTTTAGACCTTGTCAAATTTGAACACCATTGTGCTTGTTGCAACTATCCAGtccaaggaggaagaggagaagaaaaatgaaactgTCCTATCTATCAGGGAGGCTTTAATCTCGAAGAAAGCTGACTCCAGAGAGCCAGAGCATGATCCAGAAAATGATGATTCTCCTGAAGATGAGAATGAGGAGGATTTTGACAACAGGATGCGTTCACGGATTCTAAAAAAACGTAGAGAGCTTGGGGATATTCGGCAGAGTCAATCTTCCAAGAAAGGTAATTTGCTATTCCTGTTCTATTAAGATGGCCATTCTCCAGTTCAGCCATTTGCTGTGCCATGACAGACATAATGAGAGGCAGGATTATGTAATTTCCTGCGGCTACTTGCATTTTTTGGCTGATGTCACATGATTGCTACATGTAAGTTGGAAAACTGAGCAATCTTTCCCCCCCTCTTTGATACAGATAAATCTCATCAGAAGGATAAAGAATTACCAGCTCACAGGTTCTATTATTATATCTACCTTATTTATATGTTCCTTATCCTTATTCCTTATGCACCGTGATTTTCTTCTGCATATAGGATTGTTGTTTAGTTCAATGTGGTAGGTTATCATTATGATGTTTTGATCAACCAGAATATCTGTTCTTGTGAACAACACCATGTAGTATTCCTATATGTCCTTATAGTCCTGAGCTCTTGTCTAATACAGTAATACTAAGTGGTAGTTTGCTGAAAACTCATTTATAAGTCTGTTACTACTTATAAGTATTCATATCTGGTAACTGGCAATAAGTTATCCAGGGACATAATATCACCATTCTGAATGACAATAAGTTATGTGATCTTTCTAATATTGTAACATAATCATATAGAAGTTACttttcattggcttgccattatGATAATTAGTTTAGTTCTGCATATTGTGCGGTCACAATTCTTCTTGGTAGCACGGTTACCACGTGTCGAATATAACATGTGGTAATTTAATAAACATATAAAATCTATGTCATGCAGATACTGGAAGAATGGTCTTGTGTGTGTCTGCATgtctgaacaacaacaacaacaacaaagccttttagTCCCAaataagttggggtaggctagagttgaaacccaaaaagatttcaaaACTTGGTCATTGTTCTGGCATGTGATGGCTAACTTCTATGCACCCCTGTCCACGGCTAGTTTTTTGGTGATACTCCAGTCCTTCAGATCACTCTTTACGGACTCCTCTCatatcaagtttggtctacctcaACCTCTCTTGACATTATGCATACTATATCTTCCGCTATGCACTGGCGCTTTTGGAGGCCTGGGTTGTATATGCCCAAACTATCTCAGATGAAGTTGGACAAGCTTAttttcaatcggtgctaccccaactctatcacTATCACGTACTCCCTCTGGTCCTTTTTACTCCTCATATAAGATTTGTGTCAAGTCAAACTTTCAAAGTTTGACCAACTCTATCACTACCACATACTCCCTCTGGTCCTTTTTACTCCACATAAGATTAGTGTCAAGTCAAACTTTCagagtttgaccaaatttatattaaaaaataccAGCACCTACAATAACAAATATACATAATATGAAATTACATTCCGTAATGAATTTAATGATATTGATTTAGTATTATGAATGTTAATGCTTTTTTCTTTAACTTTGGTCAAATTAGAGATACTTTGATTTCAGATAAAagttatatgcagactaaaaaggaccggagggagtatatcatcATTTTGGACGCGGTTCtttcttgtgtggccacatatccatatcaacatgcgcatctctgctgcACCTAACTGGTGGACATGTCGTCTTTTAGTCGCCGAACATTCATCGCCATACAACATTGAGGTTGAATCACCGTCCTATAtaagccttttagcttttgtggcattcTCGTCACAGAGGATGCCATAAGCTTGGCGCCCCTTCATCCATCCAGCTTTGATTCGATGGCTCACATTTTCATCGATATCATTctgcaacattgaccccaaatgtggaaaggtgtccttctgaggTACCACCTGCCTAGTAGTACTGAAACCGCACCTCACAGTTTTAGTCCTACTAGCCTAAAACCCTTCGATTTCAAAGTCTGCCTCTACAAGTATAACTTTCTATTAATCCTCGTTTGACTATCgttgactagcaccacatcatctgcAAAGAGCGTACACCATGAGATATTTCCTTGTacaatatcccttgtgacctcatccatcaccaaagcaaaaagataagggctcaaagctgacccttggtgcAGTCCTATTTACTTGGATAGTCATCAGTGTCGCCATCacatgttcgaacacttgtcatagCATTATTGTACATGTCCTTGATGGGGTTAATGTACTttgttgggactttgtgtttctccaaggcccaccacatgacattcggCGGTACCTTATCATGGCCCCTCTCCGAGTCAATGAACCATATGCAGGTTCTTCTTTTGCTTACTGCATCTCTCAATAAGTTGTCTTTCCAAGAAAATGCTTTCCATGGTCAACCTTCGAACACTTGTCATTCTTTGTAAGGATGCTCAGTGGATTTTTCCCATGATGTTACGGCCTGAAGTTCTCAAACATTCATGATGTTACAGCCAGTACATCATAAAAAGCTCGTAATCCAAAAATGCTCTCCTGAAGCACAACTATCAAATACCTGTCCCAAGATAAAAGAAAAGAGGctcagaaaaaaagagagaagttcTTCACTACAAACGGCCTGCCACCGGATGACATGGAGGAGCAGCGCCTGACTCTAGAGGATGACGTCTTCAGCATGCTGTGAATTGTAATCTAGGCTTCCCTGGCTTTCGATGACCAGATATGGTGGATGCAACAGTGTGAGAGCCAGACACAATTTGTCCGGATGGCGGGGAACTCTGTGGCCCATGGAGTGGATCAGCCGTGACATCTCTAAGCCTTGTGCCGTGAGGTGCCCGCTCTCTGTGTTGGTATGCCTCCCTTTCTCGGTCTCGTACCGCGTCCACCCTGCAGCCGATACATTGACCGGGTTGAGTGGCGCCTAGCTGTCAGCTAGGATTAGGAGCGAGTGCGGGCGTGTGGGATGAAGCGAGAGGGAGCAGTAAAACGGGGGAGACTCAATGCCAACAAAAAATTACTCGAAGCTTCATGACTGGCTGACAAAGGAACCAGCGACACCGTGGGGAGCTAGGAGAGTGCAGCATTTCAGTCTGCCTCACGGTATGGGGGGACTGTGTAGATACACAAAAATTCTTTTCGGTAGCCGGGTTACGATGTGTTGAATATAATGTATCGTTATTTAGTCTTTACCATACCTATGCTAGGCAGATATTGGAAGATGAGTCTTGCTTGTTTTCACGTTTTGGAACACTTTGAACTTTAAACAGTATTCTGTTATAATTTACTCCTGCAGTTGCTTCTGATTTTCTTAACAATATGTTGGAATCTAGTTTAGCAGTTGCTCTCTGTATTTATTAACAATTTAAATGTCCACaggagtgatgatgatgatgatgatgacgacgacgacgatgatcatcaattatcaaaatcatGGAAACTATCCTTGAAGAAAAAAGGTATTGGCTCTGAAGCCAATACTGAAAGGATGTCCAGAGGAGATGTTAATTTGCAACTGCTAAATCCAGCTGAACAAGAGAAACATTTGAAAAAACAGAGAAAACGCAACCTCCAAGGCCGTGAAGAGGAGGTATTATTTTTCTGCTTTCTTGTGGCCACCTTCCTTATGACATTTCATGATGTATCATGCATATTCATATTCCAGCTGGCATCTCTTGTACGCGTCAGCTTTTGTTCGTGAAGTTGAGTGCCTAACTGTTTCTTAAACATCAAATTTTTTCGTTAGACTTTAGCAAAGTTACAGAAGTTCAAGGCTTCCTTGATGAGTAATAAGCCTGGTGATACGGAAACAAAGGCAGAAGACGGTGAGGACTACAAAGAGTGGCATGCCAACCGTCTCAGTTTCTCACCTGAATCTTCGAAGGTACTGGTATACTTGCAGCTCTTCTTTTTTCCCCGCACACAAAGAAAATAGATGCATGAACTTATTTTATCTTTATACAGGATGGTATGACTAGGAAGGATGATCCAAATGACTATGTAGTGGTTGACCCTCTTCTGGAGAAAGGAAAACAGAAGTTTAACAAGATGCAAGCGAAGTTAAAGAAGAGAGATCGTGAATGGGCTGGCAGATCTCTCACCTGATCCCTTTTGAGGTGCGTCACTGCTAGTCTTTCTAGTGACAAATAAACTTGACGGTAGTACCGAACAAATGCTTTGAGCctcataacacattgtagcatTGCACTATATATAATTCGTTGTGTCTCAGATAAATCTTCTCAATGACAGTTTGTCCTTCTGAATTTCTCCCACCTCTCATTGACTAATTAATACCCCCTCCTTTTGCCCCCAGAGGTGCAGCATGCAAAAATGTAAACCATCATACTATGCAATGCCGCTGCTGCAGTTTTGGTGTTGAGTTGGAATCGGAATTTGAGCATAACAGATGCAGGTTCGTGATGGTAGAGTGACCAGATATGGACTATTTGTACCACGGTCGAAGAAACTGTAAATAGCAACTGTAGAAAACATTTTGTTTATTTACCCTTTAAGAAGGTAAAGTTACTGTAACATCTGAGATGCATCCTGTCACATGCCATCCTCGTAGCATCTGAGTCCTCGGTTCCAGCAGTTGACCTTGTCGGATGCAGCACTAGCTTGCAGCTACCCATGTCGTTGGTTCCAACATCTGGCGCTGGCGGTCCCAGCTACCCATGTCGTTGGTTCCAACATCTGGCGCTGGCGGTCCCAGCATTCGCTGCCGACGTCCCAACTTCACAGCCAGAATCCTCGTCTTTAGGGGTCGTAGCATATCGATACCAGCTGCTCTCCGCATTGCCACTCTGGTGGACAATTTTTTGATTTTAACCTATATGGCTAACAAAGTCGATTTGATCtcacttttaattttttttccaatCTAACCTCTCAACATCCCTGGCGTCTGGACCATGTCGTTTGGTAGGGGCCCATTACGTTGACTGGTTGACGTGAAAAAAGGTCACACGTCAGGGATCTTGGCATCTGGTCTGAAGACCCAGACGTCGTGGACCGTGGCGTCTTGGCCTTGTTAAGTGAATCAGCAGTCGTCATGGACCGTGGCGTCTGGCCTTGTTAAGTGAATCAACAGCGCGAACCTATCCCACCcgatccatcttcttcctccttcatcaGAGAAACGCATTTGCCCCCTCTCTCGCCCGTCTCCCCCCTCAATACCCCTCTCCCTTGATCTACTCCTTCCTTCATCAAAGTTTGTGGATCTAAGCCCCCAAGCATTCTTGAGGTAATCTTCCCCAATTTCTTTAATTTATTTTGTTTTAACATCTTATTTTGAGAGTATTTTTGAATAATGGGTGATGTTAGATTAGTAAATTATTTCTTAGTTTTAGGGATTTTTGTGTAGTTGTTAGATTATATAGATGGTTTGTTTAATATGTTGGCAGATTTGTTTGGCCTTTGGGGCATTTTGTTTAATATATTAGTAGATGATGTGTTGTAGATTTTGTTTAGATGATGTGTTGTAGATTTTGTTTAATAATTTAGTGTTGATATGATGTGGGTATAATGGATTGATTTTAGGCAACCAACAATTGTCATTGACGTGCTTAATTCATTATTGTTGTTTTTAGATGGGGAGACTTGTTAATGTTTATTATATGGACAAGGAGGTATTCTTGATTAACAATGCCGTCGCGGATGAGCCATTGTTTTTGATACAAGCTCTAGCTATGATGAGTTTGTTGTAAAAGTGAAACATGTCTTAGAGTGGATGGACCTCAGTGATGGTGTTATCTTAATAGGAAGGTACGATGTTGGAGTTGGAGCCAAATCTCATTTAAAATGTATTCCTATCACCTCTGACTTGCATTGGGATGTGTCAAAGGAAAAAGTTGATGAATCAGAAGACAAGTCACTTGAATTGTTTGTCACGAAGGTTGAACCTCCTCGGGTTGCAATTGACTTGAACCGTCTTGTCTCTTTCCCAATGACCGAGAGGGCAAGTGTGCCTTTTGTTGAGCACATGAGTATGATTGATGCCTTTAATGCTTATAGCCAGCGACCAATGACGGGGGAtagccccggggtaggctcatcgagcctactcctttgcattCAAGATTAAAAGGAATCAGCCACTCTCTCCATACGGTCAAATCCTCCTGGCCGGCTAGGggcaagacggctacctccctctggccgtctGAGAAGcgcctgccggctaggggcgaggcgaCTACCTCCCTCTGATCGTCTGGGAAGcgcctgccggctaggggcgagacgaccGTTCCTAGGCCGGCTATGACAGGACTCGACGATTAAAGGTGAGTACGCGTCAGCACAAGTACAAGGTTGGAGCACACGACAGAtacagtgtcagcggccatgccgttgacctactccggctccgatccatcaaccCCGCACAGTACCGGCCCGtcagcacccactccattaccaagcttggcgtggcaacagtggagacagccgtactggcgacccatgacgaatctcgcaagacgacgctggacgtactacacgtgtcctgcgttggccttacgcgagagcttcattggctggcCGACGGGTAccatggccagatgggaccttgcagccggcgggcccctccagcgacaagacaagaccacttTGGACCccttggccagccggcgaggctgccaggcgggtccctcttttgtacttttatccttattgtaggtcggtgggttcatctataaaacccctcgACCCCCtctatgcagagggtcggtcaactgctcacacacacacacaacccccccatacaggagaggtagacgcgagccgacatctccttcctcctccgtcgaacaactCAAAGAGCATACTGTAATCCCTTTGGTGCATCAACCATTCCGACAAgaataggggtgttatctctacggagagccctgaacctgggtacatcgtgcgtccctcgCTTGTACCAATCCCCTTCTCGGATCCCGtcagtgtccttacggttcccatcactcatgtttagcctacccatggctgatgtcatgagtaaacaccgacatttggcgcccaccgtggggccgtccgcAGCACAGGTCGGAGTTACGCTTCAGGCGGGACCCTTCGCCAACACCGCCGGATGCCTCGCGTCCGGATcgatcagcatgcccgtggagcctgcccttgCGGAGGTTTCTGCGATGCTCGTCGATGATCCAGGCCGTCTCATGGACTCTGATGAGAAGTCCGACGACGAGTCGCTCTCCAGCGTCGTCATCGCTGCTGTTGCGAACCTCGGCGTCCTCTTCAGCGACTTGCGCCTAGACGATGAGCCTCTCCACCTCGGCGAGGGCATCGACATCGATGCGCTATGCgcaagcttcagcaggctctccctCGAGGATGTGCCTGCGCCTGATGAGTACCCTAGCAAGGTGCTCGTCTTCGATGACCTACCGTCATCTGCGGGGTGTCTTACCCCGCACCACGTCGCTGTCGTCTccaacctcatggaggtgatggtcattggaGCCGACACCAGCAAGCCTCACGGCAAGGCGTCAGTAGAGGTAGCTGACCCCGCTGCGGGTTCTGCAGACACGCTTCACGCTGCCCTTGCCGGCTTGAAGACGCCTATCGCCACCACTGCAAACCCAGCTGATGCCAGGGCCTCGCTCGAGGAGGCCCGCATGCAGATtctggaggagggcattgtcatCGCTGCTGCcaagcgccggatggaggccgcgtatcgcgagtataactccgcttacggcctcactccggctgCTGGTGGTCCTAGCCGACGTAGCGAGGTCCGCGGCCGGGTCGTCGCCGATATCCTAGGTGGCAAGCAGCCCATTTATGATACCCCCGTGGCCAACTTGCGGGCCGCTCAAGTGGCTATGACAGAAATGCCtagtttggagggcgaggagcgcgtccttcaagagaagcgggtcaaggatctccttgacgccgctaatGAGCAGCAGTCTCTTCTTGACTCTGGTCATGCACAGTCGGTGTCTCCGGGAGCCGACCTCGGAGCACACCGCAACCCCAACGACCGTCATCACGCCGAGGGTTCCTCCGCGCATCGCACTTTTgccggaagggcgagggaagccaagacatgCGTTCCCTACGCCAGAGCAAGCCGGTTTCAGGCCGACATCACAGGGAAGCTGTCGACGAGGGGGATTCGGtgcgtgaggttcctcctccgaggTCGCGGGAAGGGGCCAACGCCACTAGCTCCGAGGACACCCTTTCGATCTCAGCCCGGATCGGCCCTCGCGTCCCTCACAGCGACAACGATGCTCGTAGACGCATCAACCTTCTGGcgcagtcggccctcctggaggaggagggtcccattGGTTCGGCATGCTTTGGCCcctggatccgaggggagccattccccataggcttcactctccctcgagacacccccaagtacaatggcacggccaagccagaagactggctgatcgactacaccaccgcagtcggcattgctcggggcaacaagcacgtagcagtccgctacgtgcctctCATGCTGACCGGCTCGGCCAGGACATGGCTCAATAGCCTTCCAGCCGAcagcgtcaactcttgggttgacttcgaggaggcgttggtccgcaacttcactgtcaCCTACAAACGTCTTGGTCGGTCTCgcaagctggccatgtgcgtccaaaggcccgacgaaccccttcgcgactacgtcacacgGTGAACGGAGCTGcgcaactcctgcgaaggagtgcatgaggtacaagccattcaatatttcattgacggctgccgagacggcaccctactcaagcacaagctcatgtgctccgagcccacctctttggcggtgctcatggccaaggcggacaagtatgccacgCCCGACTCCGCTATGCGGGTCAAGGTCACCGCCTCGGACAAAATTGTCCCCACGCCGTCTACTCCCAAACCGGCtggcgacaaccgaggcggccagaacaacaagcgcaCGACGGATCAATTTGATTCGCGTTCTACAAGCAAACAAGTGGCTAACGTGGAGGAAGATGCGCCGGCTACCCAAGCCGGCTCTCAGCGGCAGTGGACTGTCAAGAACacctgttagggcatatttatgcctaagtaattttggtgattgatgacagtaccgtaaaggactaatcgtgtgcattaagctttcggATAATACAtgtcaatggcacaagacgattcggcaccctccgtggaacagaagcatggtgtcctctacgattctcttggTCTTTGAGttgtaggaacgccgtactattaagaggggatccgtagtggaaaggtttgggtggaatcaattttgcacgcacacactttatctccatcccctttTCCCGACAACTTTGGAGCTGTTCCCATCTCTTGTTTATctcatcttgcaaaaaggtcctctagcggtagtatcgctgtccctagcggtagtaccgctagagttggcggtaataCTGCTgagctgacggtagtaccgccgctggtcagcggtagtaccgctccaggattttagtaccgccttccgtgcggctgtacttcgtcggactttttgcgaagactttcttggcggtggtaggcccggtagtgtctttgcactagcatgggatcagcggtagtaccactggggtgctagcagtagtaccgctgcagccagctgtagtaccgctggagtggcagtggcagcggtagtaccgctgccgacagcgatagtaccgctgggctcgtgttgtgagtgggaaaatggttggattccccccactaaataaagggttcttcttgctcaagaaccctacctttgaccctccgaagctccattgttgctccgtaagctcaaaagtgcccgatctctgtccctagccaatcaaacttgttgatttcctagggattggttgagaaggcctagatctacactttcaccaagagaaaattaattccgcccactaatcccttgcggatcttgttactcttgggtgtttgagcatcctagacggttgaggtcacctcggagccacatttcattgtggtgaagctccgtggtcttgttgggagcctccaagctttgcgtggagtttgccccaatcttgtttgtaaaggttcggtcgccgccttcaagggcaactatagtggaatcacggtaccttgcattgtgtgagagcgtgaggagaatacggtggccctagtggtttattggggagcattgtgcctccacaccgctccaacggagacatacttcctgtcaaagggaaggaacttcggtaacacatcctcgtcttctttggttccacttgcggttatctctaacctttacattgtgtatgcttttgttatTGACTATCTCTTGCTTGACTTAGTTCttttagttggtagcatcatataggttcaccttcttgttgtcattttagagaacttttatgttgctaaccctaacttgctaagataaattaaaaagtggtcgttgcctattcaccccctctagttaaccatatcgatcctttcaattggtatcagagccacgtttctttattaagggtttcaccacccgaagagtatgaaagatgatgagggagttccccgtgggcaacccgaggccatggccttgacttcggtcacaagggacgacttgaatacaactatggccgccctcaagacgtccttgacgaacgaagtcaagaccatgcttaaagagttaattgaggggatTAAAGGTTCTCCCGAACcgacgttggtggttaaacccgccaacacagattcggaggccaattcctctaaggaaacgactaaaggtatgcaaccttctcctctcgaaaatgatgggactggaacttatgcctcagttccacctcccatggtctatggaggacatgttcccacaccgcgtcttaaccctgttggtcctcctcctaagcttgtaaagggtgattttgctaaccgggtaatttctattaagtctcatttaaatcacagctcaacaaatttatggagaatcgtcgagcaaggctactatcccatgacccaagcaacctcactccaagagaagaagcggacaatcaatataatcactccgcattgtttattctacagtccgcagtacctcctgaagatcttcctcacttgcgccccttcactctggttaaggattgttgggagcacattatggtgttgtacaagggaagctcaagcattcaacggcccaactatgaagtggtacttgataaggccgatgagtttgtgatgaaggaagatgaggaccctcgtgatctctatcgaagggtgactgctattgctgtggctctcaaggatcatgggagcaaggatgtggatgatacatgggtcaagcgcaagt
Coding sequences within:
- the LOC123443765 gene encoding peptidyl-prolyl cis-trans isomerase CYP57 isoform X2, translating into MSSVYVLEPPTKGKVVVQTTAGPIDIELWAKEAPKATRNFVQLCLEGYYDGTLFHRVIKSFLIQGGDPTGSGSGGESIYGAPFADEFHSRLRFNHRGLLACANAGTPHSNGSQFFITLDRCDWLDKKNTIFGKVTGDSIFNLLALADIETDKDDRPVYPQKVLSVEVLWNPFDDIVPRQLTKIQPAPKADAEKKPEKKAVKQLNVLSFGDEVEEEENEAASFVKDKIKSIHDVLDDPRFLKVEPQSKEEEEKKNETVLSIREALISKKADSREPEHDPENDDSPEDENEEDFDNRMRSRILKKRRELGDIRQSQSSKKDKSHQKDKELPAHRSDDDDDDDDDDDDHQLSKSWKLSLKKKGIGSEANTERMSRGDVNLQLLNPAEQEKHLKKQRKRNLQGREEETLAKLQKFKASLMSNKPGDTETKAEDGEDYKEWHANRLSFSPESSKDGMTRKDDPNDYVVVDPLLEKGKQKFNKMQAKLKKRDREWAGRSLT
- the LOC123443765 gene encoding peptidyl-prolyl cis-trans isomerase CYP57 isoform X1 codes for the protein MSSVYVLEPPTKGKVVVQTTAGPIDIELWAKEAPKATRNFVQLCLEGYYDGTLFHRVIKSFLIQGGDPTGSGSGGESIYGAPFADEFHSRLRFNHRGLLACANAGTPHSNGSQFFITLDRCDWLDKKNTIFGKVTGDSIFNLLALADIETDKDDRPVYPQKVLSVEVLWNPFDDIVPRQLTKIQPAPKADAEKKPEKKAVKQLNVLSFGDEVEEEENEAASFVKDKIKSIHDVLDDPRFLKVEPQAEQLSKEEEEKKNETVLSIREALISKKADSREPEHDPENDDSPEDENEEDFDNRMRSRILKKRRELGDIRQSQSSKKDKSHQKDKELPAHRSDDDDDDDDDDDDHQLSKSWKLSLKKKGIGSEANTERMSRGDVNLQLLNPAEQEKHLKKQRKRNLQGREEETLAKLQKFKASLMSNKPGDTETKAEDGEDYKEWHANRLSFSPESSKDGMTRKDDPNDYVVVDPLLEKGKQKFNKMQAKLKKRDREWAGRSLT